DNA from Triplophysa dalaica isolate WHDGS20190420 chromosome 9, ASM1584641v1, whole genome shotgun sequence:
AAatgacaggtctctgtcattggttagctgaaAAAAGGTGCTTGGCGCaggccatctttaagaaaagttgaacttttttcaaccttaaaagacgctctgagctgcagCAAAGACGCTGCCGTTGGCGTATAAAAAAGCGCTCaggacttttttgaaaacatggtTTACTCAATacaattataatgtaaaacaccAGCTAGctgcttcaaaaaagaagtcaagtgtgaacacggccaTAGTCGACGAAACTAGCAAAGCAGGTTGACCTCACCCACCTCTGCCGTCTCCTCAActacattttcattcacttcctTCACAAAGTACTCCAGTATATGATCTGCCTTTATAACCTTAAAACGTTTATTCAGTTACAAAGTACCGAAGAGTTTTAATATCAGCGTTCAGCCACAGATTGTAATTGTCAAGTTCAAGCGTTGCTATAAAATCTCTAGTTTGTAATGCGATTGATTGGCCGCAATCCAGTGTCTTGTGACTTaacaaatgtacaattattgCAATCTTTGAACGCTGATGATTTCGTGTGACCAATGAGATAATAATTAGATGCTCTAAAACATATAAATGCATGCCCACATTAACAAAGTCTACTATGGAGGTCACCTGCCATCCAAACCACTCCCCGATAATCATCACTCTGGAGAGTCGTGACTCATCCCTCCACGTGTGCCGATGCTAAGGATCTGTAATATTAGCCGGCAAAATAACACTGTTGTGGTTCTAGCAGAACAGATTGTTATTTTAAGAGGTTCTCAATGAGCATGAAGGGAAAATCCAGTGAAAAATCACAGTTGTATCCACAAGTGTTGAGAAACATCCGCTGCTAACCTTTTTGGTGCAGTTCCTATTTATGGCTTCATGTTTCAGTATATTGCTTCAATATTGCCATACGTTTGAACTAACATTGCACTTGTCAAGTGTGCACAGCTAGAAGCAGTCTTTCCAAAGTTTTGTTCAGAATTGGTATAAAACAGGTTCAAACTGAATTGTGCTCTATAGCAGGCTCCGTATTGCAGATCGAGGCTGTCTTTGTGCTACATACGGTGCGTAGCGAGCGGCTCCTATCCTGCGGTCAGCTCAAAGGCGACGGGCTCTGGCGGAAAGAGGAGTTGAGCCCCCCCACACACGGAGGTCCTGTGGTACAGCCGACCCGGCGCTGGCACCGATGCCATGCCATACGGCCCTCTATTGTAAAAGAGAGCAGCAGGTGGGACCACTGGGGAATGAGGAGGGAGGTAGGGAGGAGTTTCATAAACGAAAAAGATTACAGCTCACGTTCGCCACAACCCCATCCCTCCCTGTTACTTAATCCCTCTCTACCAATCATCCGTAGTGAGTCACATCAAGGTAATACTGGTTATTTGAACGAGTGTCTTGGTTTAGTTCACCAACACAAAACCGTGCTGGGAGTCTACAGTTTCCATCATTTCGCTGTCCAAAAAGGTGTCGGCCAATGGCAGCCCTTCGTACCGAGCGCCCTCCGAATCCCCCGGTGGAGCTGGTTGACCGGGTTCAAGAGGATAGTCATGTTGCTCCTGGTAGAGTGCTTCCCCTGATGGAGATTGGCCGGGTTCACACGTGGTGTAGGTGTAGTTCAGAGGTTCTTGTTGTTGAGCGGAGAAGCCTTGTGGCAGAGGCGTCGGATGCATCTGAGAGTAATGGCCAAGGTAGGGATCGTACGCTAGGGCTTCCGGATTGGGCTCCATAAGAGGGCCAAGGGGCTGTGCATGCACATACGGAGGGGGCGCCTGCTGTTGATGTGCTGATGCTATTGAACCCTGTGGCTGAGGAGGAGCTCCAGAATCCTGGTGCCCCAGAGATGCACAAGGAGCGTAAGGGTCCTCCACAATGTGCATTTGATTGAAGTAAGATTGCATCTGGGATTGCTTCTGAAGATAAAGGCGTTTCTGTTGCAGCCTGCGGATAAGACAGATGGAGCGTGACGGACAGATCTCTGGAGTGACATCGTTTGAAGGATTGAAGGAGGTAAAATGTAGTACCTGTGTTCCTGCAGTTGCTGCTCCAGACTGCGAGGGGTTTCTTTGCAGAACATCTGGCAACTGCTGGGGCTGTTGGCCATCAGAGTAGCGTTCTGTACAGATGCACACAGCAGACTTATTCAACTTTTCTACACAGCTTGGAGAAAGTCTTTTTTACAAAACACTCCTTCTttctgtatatatacagtatatatctatatattgcTGTTGTCTTTCtgaaaaccttgtatctccatattagCTAATGAGTGTAGTTCACCTGTATTCTGTGTGAGAGGTACTGCGGCTCCAGACTCTGTCTCCTTGACAACAGAGCATGGTGTGTTCCACCTGAGCACAGAGCCATGTCATGCTGGTGACCTCTTTCAACCTGAAccacacacagaaagagagagagagagagagaaagagagatgtcAGTGCCCCGCTAGTCCACCACATCAGCGACCGAGCTCTCAAAAGCATGAATTCATTACTCGGTTATTAAAAAGGCTGAATAGCCATCCACTGGCCCAGAGGGATTCTGGGAAAAACATGACAGTCTGCTCCAGTAGTTCATCTGCGCAATCCTATAATGAATGatcattttcacagttttttatttcGCCCACATTAGCCGGAACCTAAACTGGTCAACGTAAATAGAATTGATCAGGGTTTATAGGACATTGGAGACTGTTTTCCAACCAAAGGGTCTCAACAAACGGTTAAAAACAAGATAAACAAGCATTAAAATATGCTTAAAGATATTTCTCAATGTTTGCTTAGTTAacttgaatatactgtatatcgtTCCAGTTATTCCAAGCTCTAGAAAATGTTATCTGGTAAAAAGTTTGAGGGGCCTTTAAACGTGGCcatgaagtaaaatgtttttgagaaCCACCGTCACAGAAAAGGAACAGTTAAAGTCTTTTTTCTCTACAAATGAGTTGTAATGGAAATCGAATGGAGACCTTTTCTCAAGTCTGCTTCTTTCTCAGTTTTTGTTTGAGAAAACTCAATATGTGTCTCAAACGTTTCAGAAGAGATTCGACTTCACCATCTGTAAGACGATTGGTCCATGTTCCGATCTGCATTGAATTAAGAAAGTTTaagattaaagtgatagttcaccccaaaataaaagttctgtcatcatttactcagcctcttttcatttcaaacccgtatgactttatttcttctacaaaacacaaaagaagatattttgaagaatgttgttaactggcccctaCTCACTtatattggttttgtgtccatacaatagaaatgaatggatGCCGGCATTGTTCCGTctccaacattctttaaaatatatattttttgtgttctgcggaagaaagtaaatgatgacagaattgttttgttgttgggtgaactgtccctttaagatttaTCAACTGCACTATCCTGTATGTCAACAACTgccttatttgtgttttttctattttcctaaaggtatttaaaataattatctgACCCAATGTtgacactttaataaaacataaccgAGATGTCTAAATGTCTATGAAAGAACAACTTTTGAGCAATAAATCGTTCCTCTTGATGAATTCAGACACTGGCGCCTGCTCTGTGCACAATCCCCACGGTTTATTCCCAGGagaatttattcattcattcattcatactaaATCTCAGTCTTCGGTGAGACTGCAAGGGTGCAACGGCACCAGTCACCAGCCTGTTATTCAACAATGGCGGCATTCACAGGGCTTCCCGGATGGACCGTAAACAACTGACAATTGGCTTCTTCTTCTGCAGTCATTACATAAGCGGGGCTGTCTATGTGTCAGTAGAGAGGTTAAAGGGGTACAGGAGTTCAAGTAAGGCCATTCTGACATGTTTCACAAGAGTAACTCACAATGCACTATATGCAGGTACAGATTTCTTGGAATCATACGGTCTAATGCACTTTGCAGGGCGAAGCTGATTATTTTATGGAACTTCAAATAAATTAGACAATACGTGTGGTGTAATACCCTGTGGCTTCTTTGTAGATGCTAATATGAGAGAGCTTGATTTATTTGCTTGGTTTTAAACCACCCTTATTCATCATAAGAGATCTGCTAAACAGATCTCAGGTCAGCTCACATGGATTGTTTCCATTTGCATCTCGTGTAGGACTGACCTGTAGTGTGGGGTCCAGTAAGTCATGTGGATGGACGTAAGGGTTCAGCAGTCCCAGGGAAGGGCTTTCTCCAGAGCCCATCTGCTCGTACACCTTATTCAGCTCCAGGATCCCTTTCGTCCGTGCCAGATTTTGCAAGTGTTGCCTGAAGGCCACCAAACCTACAATGTGAAATGAACAATAACTTTATTAGTTTTTGATAATAAACAGATGCAGTCGGATGCCATCCACCCGATTATCCATGTGTAGTTGGACATTTTAACAAGGAAGACATGTCTGACCATGTGACCTCACCAAATGTAAATTTAGCAAATCAATGTAGTCCAGCCATATCAATCTTTCGAGGTTACATTAAAATAGTCTTTAGTGACTCTTAACTCTGCTGCTGAACAGAAGAGGGTAAATGGGTTCAAAAAGACTCCTCTGGTTATTTTAGGGCTTCAACTGATAAGAGGTAATTATTCGGGCCACAGGACGAGAGAACTCTTAAGGACTGTGTTGGCCCAATCTTCAAAGCGTTCTCTGAGTGACTCAGTGGATCATCTTGACAGTGGGAAAGTACATTTAGAGCAAAACAGGAGGCAAATTAAAAGAGGAAGAGAGCATGTGAAAATACTAAGTGAAGGAGGAACAGCACGCTAGAATAGCAGACAAATATTTGAATGTAGATATTTCAATGCATATAGAAGCTCTAttaagttaaagggacagttcacaaacatatttaaaaaatcttttatttaaacaccctcttgtcatttcaaacctgtatgactttcttttttctgcagaaaacaaattattttgaagaatgttggtaaccaaacaacactcgaccccattggcttccattgtatggaaacaaaaaacatttcgtaaaatatcttttgtgtttcacaggagAAAGAGTCAATAAGACcacaatttgtatttttggggaactatccctttaactagtGAGCAGCTAGGTTGCTGTAAAAGGTGGCATCTCGTAAGTGACcaaatttgaaacaaattatgatgcttttaaaatgatagAAATGCACTTCAaacacaaatactgtatataagtaaaatcataaaattttcCAGTGCATTTAACTATTTTTgtacagaattaaatttttatttacaatatttatacaGCCTCAAAATGCTATTTCGTAGATATTTTATTTGGGACAATACCAAGAAAGCATTTCAACTATCCTTAGAAAATCCAGGATCCTAGAAACTAGCTCAGTTTTTAGGCTGTGAATCAGATCAGAGATTTAGGTGGCTTTGTAAAATCATGTCAAGATTTGCTCCTCCAGACAGACTGAGTCACGTACACCAGATAGAGTCGTACCTTGTGTGAGTGAGGTGTCTGATGCCCTACGACCCTCGCGGAAGCTGATGGGAGAGCGGTTGTGCGTCTCTCTCCTCTGGGCGCTCAGCGCCTGCATGGTGGGGTTAGCTGGCCGAGCGCTGATGAAGGGCGGAAGCATGCGGGTGACTGGTGTGTTTGCTAATGCCACCTCGTTTAGAGAGGTAGTGTCTTCCAGCAGACTGAGGTCACTGTGCATGGAGCCCATGTCATACTCTGAATCCACGCTACCTGGAGAGGGGTTCTGACCCATGCCGAACAGTTTACCTTAGGTGAGAGAGCAAGACAGAACTTACATAAGTAATTGTAACACTAaagtgaaataataataaaatactaatCAATATTATAATGTAGTATATCTTTCAGCTTTTATGATCACATGTAGTAAATTCTCAAGTAAGCTGACCTGCACTGGTTAGCACTGCTGGCTGGTTGGTGACCTCTGACAGCGTGTGTCTGCGCTGACCGAAGCGCGTCGTCTGATAGGCATTGAACATGTGGGCGGGGTCATCTTCAGTGTCCAACTCCTCCGTCTCGATCCCCTCATCTATAGATGTCTCCATCATGTTGCTGTGGGTGGGAACGCTGGATTTTCTAACAGCTACGGGAGGCAGGGGGTCCAGCATACAGCCGTTGACCTGCAAACAGTGCAAGGATCAGTGAATATGGTTTTTATCCATAGAAAAAAGCACATATGAGATAGAAGATTATTGTGAGGAGAAGCAAGAAGTTGATTGAGATATAATGCATGCTTCTTTCCTTTAagtgaaaaatcttttttaaagacAGTTTAATATACAATTACTCTGCAAAAATGTGTTTCCTACTAAGCATTGGgtaaatttatgtttaaaacaagcacaaCAAACTTgtcaatggggtaagaaaataaatcttgaatttAGTTTGAACTTTTTCTTAACTACCTAATTAAAGGTAATTTTTCTTACCCAATTGGCGGAttggttttgcttgttttcaacATAAACTAACttaatttcttacattttttaaggcaaaatatattttcttgtcaattaaatgttctttgatttgagattttttttgtcatttcaactAGAAAAGAAGACAAATGCTTagtaagaaatacattttttgtagtGTACCCAAAACGAATATTTTCTATAGCTCTTATTAACATTTCTTACATATATTGACGTGCCACATAATTATTTAAAGCAATTTCATCTTTTAAACAAGGAACTAGAGCAATATACGTTTTGTGTAGGGCTGTCACAATCATGAAATAATCATCTAATCGCAATTATTTGACGTCATCacaattatttcagataaccGTGATTATTGTGCAAAGGCTGATCTGCAGTATCTGGTGCATTTTACACGAGCTGTCCTTGATCTGCACTCACTGTTAcattcaaatgacatttctcCATCATTTGAGTTGTATTAGCGGTGTATTTTCTTgggtgatttgttttgtttccagacTTGCTGCATCTACACAGCAAGACCCACAGCAAGATCTAGTTTTAGTGCTAAGGTCACTctacagtaaataatattagttaattacaaaatgttcacatttctaaagtatatattttcttcattgaataaatgaattttcATTAACAGTTATATGTCAAAGCCTTAAAACAGGCAATTCATTTCCATAATCGTAGTTATTTAATAGGCAATTACTCGTAAACCAAATTTCATAATCTTGACAGCTCTGATTTAAGGTTAACTACATATGTCATAGGctctaaatgtgtgttttttatttgtatgcaaGACTGTCTTTTGTACTGCAAGCACTGTTTTCCACAGAACAAAATCTAATCTCCCATCTGCCCTCATGTGTCACTTACAATACCGAGGCACATTTCCATCCTGTCAGCAGTGCACGCTAACTTCACGTGGTGTGCGCCGACAGTCCGGGCTTCATCAACAAATCCTCAGATGATCTGATGATCCGATGatcaaatacatataaaacaagctcctgtctctctctttccaccTATTTGTATTTCCTCTCTCCTGCCTTTCGCTCAGACGAATGAGGGAGGCGGAGAGGAGGGGGAGGAAGTCTGGAATGCAGGGACAGGAAGTGTGTTTTGGCTAAGACGGCAGTCGAAGCCTCTGAGACCGAGTACGCtgccatcaaacacacactcgcTCAACCGACACGGATCATCTGGATGAGCACTTGGAGAAACTACAGTCACGAAGCGGTCTGAGTCAGAGCCGCAGTTGTACCATTCCTGAATCGAGTTTCCTGTGGCACGCTGGGCCAGAAATGCTGTTAGAACAGCCACAGATCCGCTGGATTTCTTCACTCTGCCCTCAGCCAATCACAGTGCCCTGCCCGTCAGTACTCACGCGCAAACAGTGTGATCATGTGGACTCCGAGCATATTATGTAATCCCAGCCCCCCCTTTCCTTGAGGGGTCATGTGCTACAGGTCTGATGTTCTCTCGCCGGACACTCTCTGCTTTTGATAACAGGCAAGGGGCATTTCCA
Protein-coding regions in this window:
- the sik2b gene encoding serine/threonine-protein kinase SIK2 isoform X2; this translates as MITPSRGSLPYSHTTEPPYYYLAKHGRLSEQEARRKFWQILSAVEYCHNRHIVHRDLKAENLLLDGHMNIKIADFGFGNFFQPGKPLSTWCGSPPYAAPEVFEGQQYEGPQLDIWSMGVVLYVLVCGALPFDGPSLPVLRQRVLEGRFRIPYFMTEDCEHLIRRMLVLDPSKRLSIAQIKDHKWMVLEVPVQRQMLYQQTPGGEARVGEYSEQVLRLMHSLGIDQHKTIESLQNKSYNHFAAIYYLLVERLKAHRCSFPVETRLDPRQRRPSTIAEQTVVKASSAAPQVSLLPQNVRLLRSPAVPQPSAESFTFPQSSCAAEHGFMEEEVGTPKVNGCMLDPLPPVAVRKSSVPTHSNMMETSIDEGIETEELDTEDDPAHMFNAYQTTRFGQRRHTLSEVTNQPAVLTSAGKLFGMGQNPSPGSVDSEYDMGSMHSDLSLLEDTTSLNEVALANTPVTRMLPPFISARPANPTMQALSAQRRETHNRSPISFREGRRASDTSLTQGLVAFRQHLQNLARTKGILELNKVYEQMGSGESPSLGLLNPYVHPHDLLDPTLQVERGHQHDMALCSGGTHHALLSRRQSLEPQYLSHRIQNATLMANSPSSCQMFCKETPRSLEQQLQEHRLQQKRLYLQKQSQMQSYFNQMHIVEDPYAPCASLGHQDSGAPPQPQGSIASAHQQQAPPPYVHAQPLGPLMEPNPEALAYDPYLGHYSQMHPTPLPQGFSAQQQEPLNYTYTTCEPGQSPSGEALYQEQHDYPLEPGQPAPPGDSEGARYEGLPLADTFLDSEMMETVDSQHGFVLVN
- the sik2b gene encoding serine/threonine-protein kinase SIK2 isoform X1 translates to MVMADCHQKPVLRGPVRVGFYDIERTLGKGNFAVVKLARHRITKTEVAIKIIDKTQLDAVNLEKIYREVQIMKMLDHPHIIKLYQVMETKNMLYLVTEYAKNGEIFDYLAKHGRLSEQEARRKFWQILSAVEYCHNRHIVHRDLKAENLLLDGHMNIKIADFGFGNFFQPGKPLSTWCGSPPYAAPEVFEGQQYEGPQLDIWSMGVVLYVLVCGALPFDGPSLPVLRQRVLEGRFRIPYFMTEDCEHLIRRMLVLDPSKRLSIAQIKDHKWMVLEVPVQRQMLYQQTPGGEARVGEYSEQVLRLMHSLGIDQHKTIESLQNKSYNHFAAIYYLLVERLKAHRCSFPVETRLDPRQRRPSTIAEQTVVKASSAAPQVSLLPQNVRLLRSPAVPQPSAESFTFPQSSCAAEHGFMEEEVGTPKVNGCMLDPLPPVAVRKSSVPTHSNMMETSIDEGIETEELDTEDDPAHMFNAYQTTRFGQRRHTLSEVTNQPAVLTSAGKLFGMGQNPSPGSVDSEYDMGSMHSDLSLLEDTTSLNEVALANTPVTRMLPPFISARPANPTMQALSAQRRETHNRSPISFREGRRASDTSLTQGLVAFRQHLQNLARTKGILELNKVYEQMGSGESPSLGLLNPYVHPHDLLDPTLQVERGHQHDMALCSGGTHHALLSRRQSLEPQYLSHRIQNATLMANSPSSCQMFCKETPRSLEQQLQEHRLQQKRLYLQKQSQMQSYFNQMHIVEDPYAPCASLGHQDSGAPPQPQGSIASAHQQQAPPPYVHAQPLGPLMEPNPEALAYDPYLGHYSQMHPTPLPQGFSAQQQEPLNYTYTTCEPGQSPSGEALYQEQHDYPLEPGQPAPPGDSEGARYEGLPLADTFLDSEMMETVDSQHGFVLVN